The following coding sequences are from one Streptomyces sp. NBC_00536 window:
- a CDS encoding helix-turn-helix domain-containing protein, with amino-acid sequence MTTDFQRGREALGARLQELRVEAGLDGKGLAERLGWHRSKVSRVQSGKQTPTLADLEAWADATGRPGVVGELRGRLAGIELHYRSWRRQLASGHRIRQEQAIAETLSTKMIRGVEMVRIPGLFQTPDYARHTFAASSEFRQTPRDVEDAVRTRIRRQEALYTPGKSFKFLLWEGALYARTTSPAVHAAQMDRLISLVGLDTVELGVVPLTADLRRAPSHGFWIYDRRLVIVETISTEMWLDDEESVQLYERAWSWFAESAVYGPSAQRLIDRVRGALDVA; translated from the coding sequence GTGACGACCGACTTCCAGCGCGGACGTGAGGCCCTCGGCGCCCGGCTCCAGGAGCTGCGCGTCGAGGCCGGCCTCGACGGCAAGGGTCTCGCCGAGCGCCTCGGCTGGCACCGCAGCAAGGTGAGCCGGGTGCAGAGCGGGAAGCAGACGCCCACGCTCGCGGACCTGGAGGCATGGGCCGATGCCACGGGCCGGCCAGGCGTCGTGGGCGAGCTGAGGGGACGCCTCGCGGGAATTGAGCTGCACTACCGGTCGTGGCGTCGCCAGCTGGCCTCCGGTCACCGCATCCGGCAAGAGCAGGCCATTGCCGAGACCCTGTCGACGAAGATGATCCGCGGCGTGGAAATGGTGCGGATCCCGGGTCTGTTCCAGACACCCGACTACGCCAGACACACCTTCGCCGCCAGCTCGGAGTTCCGCCAGACGCCGCGCGACGTCGAGGACGCGGTGCGGACGCGCATCCGTCGGCAGGAGGCTCTCTACACCCCGGGCAAGAGCTTCAAGTTCCTGTTGTGGGAGGGCGCCCTGTACGCGCGCACGACCTCGCCCGCCGTGCACGCCGCGCAGATGGACCGGCTCATCAGCCTCGTGGGCTTGGACACGGTGGAACTCGGCGTCGTCCCGCTCACCGCGGACCTACGCCGAGCGCCGTCGCACGGCTTCTGGATCTACGACCGGCGCTTGGTCATCGTGGAGACGATCAGTACGGAGATGTGGCTCGACGATGAGGAGTCGGTCCAGCTCTACGAACGGGCCTGGTCCTGGTTCGCCGAGTCGGCCGTCTACGGGCCGTCGGCGCAGCGTCTCATCGACCGTGTACGGGGCGCCCTCGACGTGGCGTGA
- a CDS encoding DUF6879 family protein, translating to MTLRFIGTTSADGDCPTLYEVEGTADVLVQGERVTDPEHLAQLRHVKPSETFVTVPRDLLTRFAPRAEPREMVPFSEITHMFREFKHTAWRLETRRGYATDRLSPKWARWKAGADIAAEPLDAWRENVAAAAAEGRRFERVRLVDEPLTEGQSYLLASGLGNVAAGEDIRNLPRSQAERLGLPDGDFWLFDSRLLARFVFGEDDSTLGVVLSEDPVDIVAACQARDTAWHHAIPTTEFARRVRSTV from the coding sequence GTGACACTGCGCTTCATCGGCACCACCAGCGCCGACGGCGACTGTCCCACGCTGTACGAGGTCGAGGGCACCGCTGACGTCCTCGTACAGGGCGAGCGGGTCACCGACCCCGAGCACCTTGCCCAACTCCGCCACGTGAAACCGTCCGAGACGTTCGTGACCGTCCCCCGAGATCTCCTGACCCGGTTCGCACCACGCGCTGAGCCCCGCGAGATGGTCCCGTTCTCCGAGATCACCCACATGTTCCGCGAGTTCAAGCACACCGCGTGGCGCCTGGAGACCCGCCGGGGCTACGCGACCGACCGCCTCAGCCCGAAGTGGGCCCGGTGGAAGGCCGGCGCCGACATTGCCGCCGAGCCGCTCGACGCGTGGCGGGAGAACGTGGCCGCGGCCGCCGCCGAGGGACGCAGGTTCGAACGGGTCCGACTCGTCGATGAGCCACTGACCGAGGGACAGTCGTACCTCCTGGCCTCCGGCCTGGGAAACGTCGCCGCCGGTGAGGACATTCGAAACCTCCCCCGCTCCCAGGCCGAGCGCCTGGGGCTACCGGATGGGGATTTCTGGCTCTTCGACTCCCGTCTCCTGGCCCGGTTCGTGTTCGGCGAGGATGACAGCACGCTGGGCGTGGTCCTCAGCGAGGACCCGGTCGACATCGTCGCCGCCTGCCAGGCCCGGGACACTGCCTGGCACCACGCGATCCCCACAACCGAGTTCGCACGGCGGGTACGTTCTACTGTGTGA
- a CDS encoding class I SAM-dependent methyltransferase yields MFTTEGPSVRELAVQALSSVERGYDLLAPTFDHTPFRTPDRMLDSVEETLARYEGSFGAGLDLCCGTGAGTGMLRRLCRDRVTGVDLSAGMLARARLAHPGSPGGVEFVRADARALPDAFADSYDLTVSFGAFGHFLPAERPALFASVHRALRPGGLFAFPIGAPFAPVSAAWWVTAGFDAAMRVRNAVWRPPFVMYYRTFPLSGVRADLAAAGFTVETAPLEHFGRRPRDGSPNWRLVLARKPRTG; encoded by the coding sequence GTGTTCACCACCGAGGGGCCGAGCGTTCGCGAGCTGGCCGTGCAGGCCCTGTCCTCCGTCGAGCGGGGCTACGACCTGCTGGCGCCCACCTTCGACCACACCCCCTTCCGCACCCCCGACCGGATGCTCGACTCCGTCGAGGAGACGCTCGCCCGGTACGAGGGCTCCTTCGGAGCCGGGCTGGACCTGTGTTGCGGTACCGGGGCCGGGACCGGGATGCTGCGGCGGTTGTGCCGGGACCGGGTGACCGGGGTCGACCTCAGCGCCGGGATGCTGGCCCGCGCCCGCCTGGCCCACCCCGGCAGCCCCGGTGGTGTGGAGTTCGTGCGGGCCGACGCGCGTGCCCTGCCCGACGCCTTTGCGGACTCCTACGACCTCACCGTCAGCTTCGGCGCCTTCGGGCACTTCCTGCCCGCCGAGCGGCCGGCCCTCTTCGCTTCCGTGCACCGCGCGCTGCGCCCCGGCGGGCTCTTCGCCTTCCCCATCGGAGCGCCGTTCGCCCCGGTCTCGGCGGCCTGGTGGGTCACCGCCGGTTTCGACGCGGCGATGCGGGTGCGCAACGCGGTGTGGCGGCCGCCCTTCGTCATGTACTACCGGACCTTCCCGCTCAGCGGGGTCCGGGCCGACCTCGCGGCGGCGGGCTTCACCGTGGAGACGGCGCCCCTGGAGCACTTCGGGCGCCGCCCGCGCGACGGCAGCCCGAACTGGCGGCTCGTGCTCGCCCGCAAGCCCCGTACCGGCTGA
- a CDS encoding BTAD domain-containing putative transcriptional regulator: MDGIPAIPNQRNHPEAARPGAAAARSAVPPPAPPEPEPRTQTPAQPRTQARPQVRAQAEPAPEAAPEARPEPQSEPAPATAGPTTAPPITTPPPGDSRFAVLGPIRAWRGSEALSSGSPQQRALLAALLLRDGRTATAPELIDAIWGEDPPPQALAAIRTYASRLRKVLDTGLLVSESGGYAIRLGSAAALDLGVARSLGADADKARAAGDRSLARTLLARALDLWDGEPLAGVPGPYAETERVRLGEWRLQLLESRLDLDLEIGHHAEAVSELTALTAAHPLRERLRELLMLALYRSGRQAEALAVYADTRRLLADELGVDPRPELAALQQRILRADAELARAADPAPAAEPVQVRPAQLPATVPDFTGRATFVTELGRVLAGADGQVMAVSALAGIGGVGKTTLAVHVAHAARPHFPDGQLYIDLQGTEARPVEPEAVLGAFLRALGTPDTRIPDSPAERAALYRSTLDGRRVLVLLDNARDAAQVRPLLPGTAGCAALVTSRVRMAGLAGAHLVDLDVMSPDEALLLFTRIVGAERVGAERQAALDVVGACGFLPLAIRIAASRLAARRTWTVSVLAAKLADERRRLDELQAGDLAVKATFELGYGQLEPAQQRAFRLLGLADGPDISLCAAAAVLDRPEHDTEDLLEALVDCSLLESAAPGRYRFHDLVRLYARACAERDERPASERTAALDRLLDFYLATAARVYALERPGDRLVAHLSPTRYPGRDFTEPRAALDWLYAEADTVLACVRQAAARSALPAPGTKLGGDSSGVLRRAVDLLWAAKDLAESGANSKQYESTAGAVRDAARAAGDPRAEGRARTTLTTVHLIAGRFTAADDEARQAHALAKAAGDPVPSSWAPNDRGIIALHQGRYADGERFLLEAIENFRADGNLVGEASALCNLSRIHVEVGRLPSAIELAQQGIAIYDRMGLSLRLANGRYALGIALTQAGRLQEAQEQLTEALSLFHENRQPLWEGVTHFRLAEAHLAARRPTLAASHAEQAIALRGIGGEWRRATVLTVLGKALRSLGQTDRARVCWRDAESVFEQLGSSELAEVRALLASAIAA; this comes from the coding sequence GACCGGAACCGCAATCGGAACCGGCGCCCGCCACGGCCGGGCCCACCACGGCCCCGCCCATCACGACGCCCCCGCCCGGCGATTCGCGGTTCGCGGTGCTCGGCCCCATCCGCGCCTGGCGCGGCAGCGAGGCGCTCTCCTCCGGCAGCCCGCAGCAACGCGCCCTGCTCGCCGCCCTCCTGCTGCGCGACGGCCGCACCGCCACCGCCCCCGAGCTGATCGACGCGATCTGGGGCGAGGACCCGCCGCCGCAGGCCCTGGCCGCCATCCGGACCTACGCCTCCCGGCTCCGCAAGGTGCTCGACACCGGCCTGCTGGTCAGCGAGTCCGGCGGGTACGCCATAAGGCTCGGCTCCGCCGCCGCCCTCGACCTCGGTGTCGCCCGCAGCCTCGGCGCCGACGCCGACAAGGCCCGCGCCGCCGGCGACCGTTCCCTCGCCCGCACCCTGCTGGCCCGCGCCCTGGACCTGTGGGACGGCGAACCCCTCGCCGGGGTCCCCGGGCCCTACGCCGAGACCGAGCGCGTCCGGCTCGGCGAATGGCGCCTCCAGCTCCTGGAGAGCCGCCTCGACCTCGACCTGGAGATCGGCCACCACGCCGAGGCCGTCTCCGAACTCACCGCCCTCACCGCCGCCCACCCGCTGCGCGAGCGCCTGCGCGAGCTGCTGATGCTCGCCCTCTACCGCAGCGGCCGCCAGGCCGAGGCCCTCGCCGTCTACGCCGACACCCGCCGCCTCCTCGCCGACGAGCTGGGGGTCGACCCGCGCCCCGAACTCGCCGCCCTCCAGCAGCGGATCCTGCGCGCCGACGCCGAACTCGCCCGCGCCGCCGACCCGGCCCCGGCCGCCGAGCCCGTACAGGTGCGTCCGGCGCAACTGCCCGCCACCGTGCCCGACTTCACCGGCCGCGCCACCTTCGTCACCGAACTCGGCCGGGTCCTCGCGGGCGCCGACGGCCAGGTCATGGCCGTCTCCGCGCTCGCGGGCATCGGCGGCGTCGGCAAGACCACCCTCGCCGTGCACGTCGCGCACGCCGCCCGCCCGCACTTCCCCGACGGACAGCTCTACATCGACCTCCAGGGCACCGAGGCCCGCCCCGTCGAGCCCGAGGCCGTCCTCGGGGCCTTCCTGCGGGCACTCGGCACCCCCGACACCCGGATCCCCGACTCCCCCGCCGAACGGGCCGCGCTCTACCGCTCCACCCTCGACGGCCGCCGCGTCCTGGTCCTCCTCGACAACGCGCGCGACGCCGCCCAGGTACGCCCCCTGCTCCCCGGCACCGCGGGCTGCGCCGCCCTGGTCACCAGCCGGGTCCGGATGGCCGGGCTGGCCGGGGCCCACCTCGTCGACCTCGACGTGATGAGCCCCGACGAGGCCCTGCTCCTGTTCACCCGGATCGTCGGCGCCGAGCGGGTCGGCGCCGAGCGCCAGGCCGCCCTCGACGTCGTCGGCGCCTGCGGGTTCCTGCCGCTGGCCATCCGCATCGCCGCCTCCCGGCTCGCGGCCCGCCGCACCTGGACCGTCTCCGTCCTCGCCGCGAAGCTCGCCGACGAGCGCCGCCGCCTGGACGAGCTCCAGGCCGGTGACCTCGCCGTGAAGGCCACCTTCGAGCTGGGCTACGGCCAGCTGGAGCCCGCCCAGCAGCGCGCCTTCCGGCTGCTGGGCCTCGCCGACGGCCCGGACATCTCGCTGTGCGCCGCGGCCGCCGTGCTCGACCGGCCCGAGCACGACACCGAGGACCTGCTGGAGGCGCTGGTCGACTGCTCCCTGCTGGAATCGGCCGCGCCCGGCCGCTACCGCTTCCACGACCTCGTACGGCTCTACGCACGTGCGTGCGCGGAACGCGACGAGCGGCCCGCCAGCGAGCGGACCGCCGCCCTGGACCGGCTCCTCGACTTCTACCTCGCGACCGCCGCCCGCGTGTACGCGCTGGAGCGCCCCGGCGACCGGCTCGTGGCGCACCTCTCCCCGACCCGCTACCCGGGGCGGGACTTCACCGAGCCGCGCGCCGCCCTGGACTGGCTGTACGCCGAGGCCGACACCGTCCTCGCGTGCGTGCGCCAGGCCGCGGCGCGCAGCGCGCTGCCCGCTCCGGGCACCAAGCTGGGCGGCGATTCCAGCGGTGTCCTGCGGCGGGCCGTGGACCTGCTGTGGGCGGCGAAGGACCTCGCCGAGTCCGGGGCCAACTCCAAGCAGTACGAGTCCACGGCCGGCGCCGTCCGCGACGCGGCGCGGGCCGCCGGCGACCCGCGCGCCGAAGGCCGGGCCCGCACCACCCTCACCACCGTCCACCTGATCGCGGGCCGCTTCACCGCCGCGGACGACGAGGCCCGCCAGGCGCACGCCCTGGCCAAGGCCGCCGGGGACCCCGTGCCCAGCAGCTGGGCGCCCAACGACCGCGGGATCATCGCGCTGCACCAGGGCCGCTACGCCGACGGCGAGCGCTTCCTGCTGGAGGCCATCGAGAACTTCCGCGCCGACGGCAACCTCGTCGGCGAAGCCTCCGCCCTGTGCAACCTCTCCCGCATCCACGTGGAGGTCGGGCGGCTGCCCAGCGCCATAGAGCTGGCCCAGCAGGGCATCGCCATCTACGACCGGATGGGGCTGAGCCTGCGCCTCGCCAACGGCCGCTACGCGCTGGGCATCGCCCTGACCCAGGCGGGCAGGCTCCAGGAAGCCCAGGAGCAGCTCACCGAGGCGCTGTCGCTGTTCCACGAGAACCGGCAGCCCCTGTGGGAGGGCGTGACCCACTTCCGGCTCGCCGAGGCGCACCTGGCCGCGCGCCGCCCCACGCTCGCCGCCTCGCACGCCGAGCAGGCGATCGCGCTGCGCGGGATCGGCGGGGAGTGGCGGCGGGCGACCGTGCTGACGGTGCTGGGCAAGGCGCTGCGGAGCCTGGGCCAGACCGACCGGGCGCGGGTGTGCTGGCGGGACGCGGAGTCCGTGTTCGAGCAGCTCGGCTCGTCCGAACTGGCGGAGGTGCGCGCCCTGCTGGCATCGGCGATCGCCGCGTGA